From the Conger conger chromosome 13, fConCon1.1, whole genome shotgun sequence genome, the window tacctaAGGTGCAacgttctaagtagtttaacatatctaggtgtaaataccaagaaataaaagctgaaattcagaactcttgtcttgtgttcatctttttatctcaaccccaaatgtattcagtggattgcaaaaacaaagaaattggccttgctgttacaatacttttggaggggattgTATGTGAGAGGGACTATGTGAGGTTGCAGGGAGAAATGAACACTCCTGTCGAAAGCTTAACTTGCCAGGACAAGTTCTGAACAGCTCCGCCTAGCAGCCTCCAAATGCGCATCTGTGAACACGAATGCGATCTACAATCACTGACAAAAAATAAGACTGGTGTTGTGGTTCATTGCATGTACGCGCAACAGTTACTATACACATCAATATCATATTTAATCAGGCAACTGTCAACAAAGCGGACGGTCGGTGTTGAAGGACTGACAGATCCAGCTGTTGAGCAAATAAAGCAGAAAACCAATGCCGCCGCGCTCTAGCCTAAGTGGGTCACGAGAGGTAACAGCAGTTGCAAGCGCGAAACATACGTACCTTGCAGGGGAAGAGGACGGCAGACGCCACCTTCTCCATAGCCAGGTTGCGGATGCTAGGGGTGAGCGATCCCCTGCAAGTCGGGCAGCAGGTCAGTTTCTGCCTGCATTGATTGCATACCAGGTGCCCGGCCTGGCACTGCAGGATCGGAGGTAGGACATAGTCAAAACACACCGGGCACTCGAACAGGGAGGTGAGTTCGTGGTGCTGTGGAGACACAGCTCCAGGTCCAGGTATGACAGTGGCGAGGCTGGCGTTTGGTCGCACGGAGACAGATGCTTGGGCCGCCGCGGAAGGGATGTGCTGCTGTTTGAGGCAGGTCTTATTCGCACTGGGTCCGGTAGAGGACGGACGGCTCATCGCTGGTAAACCATCGAAACTTGCGAACGAGTTTCTTAATCGTCTCGCAAGAGCGAAATTCCAGACAACGACTGTTCTAAATCCAAGCGATTAGTCCCTTGCAGATGTCCATATATAAAGTGGGCAGTCGCGCAGTCACTGCTCCATAAGTTTGACCACTCGgcgtttctttaaaaaataccGACCACTTCTTAAGGGAAACAACATACAATTATTTGAGACGATTATGTGTAAAAAAGGAGAAACTTAAATCAAACCATCCACCTAAAAATCCACTACCTTCTCAATAGCACAATTCTCGAACATTACACGCTGACACGACGCACTAAATTGTAGGACGCAGCGGGAACGTTGCTACGTGATGACGAACGTGAGCTCGAGCTGTCATCTAGGGACTCCCTCCCTCATAAATGCATGAGCACGAAACAGTTTCGGGTGGTATTGTGTCAAGATACAAAGACGCTTGTGTTTAGTTgtaaacattaggataatcgtTGATTGTTGTCGATATTAGGCTATAGGTTTGATTACAACGTTTGTGCAACAAAAAAGCAGCAAATCTTGAATTATGCCTATTCTATGCGATGTAAATTACTCAAATATGCACGTAGGCTACTGTCGGCTATTGCTAGGCGTAGACATTCTGTTTTCTATGTTCTTTCATATGCGGAGACTAGACTTGCTTGCAGAttgagcaaaaagaaaaaaaaactcaacaaaaaagattttttgaCATATACTGATTTTAATGCTGAAACCTGATCCATAACTCTAACATTCAAATGGAGCCAGAGAGGAGATTGGAGCAAAAAACCCAGACTTGAGTGACCAATTGTCAGTGTATATGAGTGAACAATGTGGTGTATTCAGTGCCAACAcggctgtgtgtgtaatggcaACACAGGTATTTCCATAGCACCTTTTTTCCTTTCTAGTGGCAGATACTGTGCTCCCACACTTCTATTTATGTATGTTGTGTTTACAAATGGTGTTACACCCTGCCTTTTCCCGATGGTATTGGCTGTTTGCATACTTTCTAATTTggttttcatgtcatgttttctCTCCCATTCAGTACAATTAcgtattaaaaaacaaaatgaaatttttttttgttgttgaggaAACTGGCTATCAGGGtacaaatttacaaatgtaaTGATACTGTATACGGTATGAGTCCAACAGTGACCATAttactctgtaagagttgattatacactgaacactgtactgTGCACAATTGTAGGTACTGCCACTCGCTATGAAACGTTACAATTTCAAAAGCCAATTTGACTTCAGTATTACTTTAGCCATTTAACTTTTACATTGATCAATCAATTCTGTCATTGAAATGGTCTGAAATGGTTTGATTAATTGGAAATAATTAATAGAACAACCTCCAGGCCTTTTAATGTGATTCATGTAATTGTTATTTTCCCCAGTTTGATGAAGTTCTATCCTGGGAGCTGCTCgacctctcttcctcttttccaGCTTATTTACTGTTCAGAAGCATATTTGGGAAAGGGTCAGtttaagaaaagaaataaatcagTTTTGGCACAACATGAGAGGCTCAAGCCATTATTAAAATCCCAATGGAAACTCCACAAACAACATGATTGTGCTCAGTTGTTTGTGGAAACTGAGCCTGTGTTGCAGCACTGTGGTCACAGACTGCGCTGTGGTGACAGGGATGGATGTCTGTGCTCTGAGTGCTTTATTGCCGTGTGCTGACAgtgcagtgttgtgttgtgtgtcggcagtgtgtgtctgtgctgcggcCGAGTGCTGATAGTGTTGTTTTATGACGTATGATGGAATGTCGCATTGCATCGTAGTGCCGCACTCGGGCTGTATTTGTAGGGGTGAGTGTAGACACCAGGTTGTGCTGTTGACCAGTATCTCCTGCAGGGAAGGACAAGGTGACCGGTTCTGCAGGCAGAATGCAGCCGTAGGTCACGTGGTGTCTCACCAAGTTAGAAAAAAGGAACTGTCCCATTCCAGTCAATGGCCGCTCCTTCCCATTTAGTCCTGATAGTCATCTCCACTGAAGGGAACCTCTTCTCCGGGTCCCCCTGGGTGAGCCCATCCCCCATCTCCCAATGATGGGAGTGCGTGTCTGAGAGAAAAGACAGAGAGGACACACCTGAGTacacatccacaccaagaactataactataaccattaCGAGGTGAGTATCCCATTTATTAAATCTTCTTGTATGACTGTAGATGTAAAACCAAAAGCAAGCGTGCTTTACCTACAGTGAGCAGTGCAGTACTTCTTTGAGATGGTTGGCCGTTATAGAAGTACAGGTCAAACAGGTGCTCCATCTTCCAGTCGGACAGCAGGGAGCGTTTGGGACTGAACAGTACGCTGTAGGTGCCGTTGATGCTGCACACCCAGATGGGAAACTTGGGTGTCTTCAGCATGCTGCCCACCTgcaggtgtgtgacacacagggagaggaaaGACACTGTCATTTTTGGGCTGGGAGCAGCATACCTGTCCATGCTGAGGACCTGGTCAGATGTGTGCAGGTGAACTGGGACGTGCGTGACTGTGCAGTAAAATGGCCGCTGTACCGCTGGCAGCTGGGAGTGCTGCACTTGCTCTCGGCTCCAGTGCAGGTACCCCACGTCGCTGCGCGCCAGGACCCCGTGCAGCGGCCGGTCCAGAGGTCCGCCCTGCTCGTCATGCTGCAGCGTCCCGTTAAACGTGTTAGGGCTGGCCCGACCCGTCAACAGCAGGTTCATCAGCGCCTGcaacacacaccgacacacacagagcctgaaacacacaccaacacacgcagcctgaaacacacaccgacacacacagagcctgaaacacacaccaacacacacagcgcctgaaacacacaccaacacacgcagcctgaaacacacaccaacacacacagagcctgttacacacaccaacacacgcagagcctgttacacacaccaacacacacagagcctgaaacacacaccaacacaagcagcctgaaacacacaccaacacacgcagcctgaaacacacaccagcacacgcggcctgaaacacacaccaacacacacagagcctgaaacacacaccaacatacacagagcctgaaacacacaccaacacacacagagcctgttaaacacaccaacacacacagagcctgttacacacaccaacacacacagcctggaacaaacaccaacacacgcagcctgaaacacacaccaacacacagagcctgaaacacacatcaacacacagagcctgaaacaaacaccaacacacacagagcctgaaacacacaccaacacacgcagcctgaaacacacaccaacacacacagagcctgttacacacaccaacacacacagcctggaacaaacaccaacacacgcagcctgaaacacacaccaacacacagagcctgaaacacacaccaaaccacacagagcctgaaacaaacaccaacacatgcagcctgttacacacagcaacacaggcaccaacacacacagcctgaaacaaacaccaacacacacaacctgttacacacaccaacaccaacagaCAATGGTTTGTTTTGTACTGCTTTGGAAGTGGGTCAGATACCCTGCATTGAAAGTGTGCCACAGAGACATGCTGGGGCTTGTTGGCCATTGTTGACTGTGGAGCAGTTTTATTGGATGTTTACTGGTATAGCCAAGCCCCTGGACCAGGTTATAGTTCAGTTCCTCCCGCATACCCAGAGCCCCAGTCACAGGTACCTGCTCTGATAAATGGGGAAAGCCTCCCTCAGGGCAACATGGCTGCTCCGCTGTGCTGTACTGGGAACACAACTACTGTAGCAGCTGCTGCCCCAGTTAGAGCAGAACACATGCAGTTAGTGAGAaactacctcacacacacacacacacctacacacacctacacacacacacacacctacacacacaattCTTCCATTGATAATTCAGTGCTTACCTGGCGACACACAAAGTTGCCCAGACTCAGGTGTAAGAGGTGAGAGGTGGTGGAGTCCAGGTCTTCACTCAGCCTGTCAGAGCATAACagtttttgcatttaaataaagTCAATGATAATTGATAAATACCTGTTTGGTTTTTACTGAGTTCCTCTGGAGCATACTGCGGCACAGAAATAGGTtgccttgtttaaaaaaaagaaaatcagaaccATTTCCACTGTCCCACCTTAGCAGTAGGTCGCTTACACCTGAGGGGAGCCAGAGGTGTTTCCACCACAAGCTGAAGTATGTAAAAGGTGGGTCAGTGGAAACCTGGTTCGGTATGCTTTAGCAGGTGGGAAAGTGtgcgtacagtactgtgtgcgTACAGTAAAGGGGTTCATACCTTTCCAAAGTCCTGGAGAAGATGAGGCTATACAGGAACAAGATGACCCCATGACTCCCATCCTCTTTAAACTGTGGGTCCAGGGGACAGTTACTAATGAACCTAAAACCTCTTTCGTCAATGCTAAAACTACGGAATTTCTTCTATAGCTGCCAGTCAGGAATGATGAAATTGTGGCATTTATTGTCTACTGAGTGAAATgattaatatgaaaatgaattcaaTGTGTTTAGCGGTTGATGTTACTCACACACTGGATGTGCTCGTATATGAATTTCCGAACGTCCTCCTTCTCGCTGAAGTTGAAAAGCTGTAACTACAGAACAGAATTTAGAAACATTTAATGGAATAGGTGGGGGAGGAATAAGAAGCAAAGCCTTCAAAAGACCACTTACAGTATGCTACACATTACAGTTACCGATAAGGTTGATGGCAAAGGGCATAGCAGCCGACCCGTGATTCAAGGCTGCACAGGTGATcctgaggctctgtgtgtcAGGCGATGGAGCAGACTAATACTCGCCCTCTCTGTGACGTTGTCCGTTTTGTAGTCTGGGTGCCGGGTGAAGCTGTGTTCAGAGGTCACCAGGGCGACGGTAGCGCTCTGCTCCTCACCTGCGGTCCACAGGGTGTCTGCCAGGGCAGCGGCTAGCGCGCGCTCCTGCAGTTTCTCACCCACCTCCCTCAGGCTGcagggagtgagacagagacagagagagagggtctaTCCTCTGCATTGTGTCATTTTAGGTCAATATAAATAACTTTTTGCAAGTAGCAATAAATGTGCTACATTGTTATTGCCAGAGTAATTGCCCAGTTATGGtaaatttcttttttctcagcCTTTTAAAATGGTTTTCTGTATCAGTTTAGCTATGTAATATAGCAAGTATGCAGCTGaattcccatccatccatccatccattatctgaacccgcttatcctgaacagggttgcaggggggctggagcctatcccagcatacattgggcgaaaggcaggaatacaccctggacaggtcgccagtccatcgcagggcacacacaccattcactcacaccattcactcacacactcatacctacgggcaatttagtctctccaattagtctaacatgcatgtctttggactgtgggaggaaaccggagtacccggaggaaacccacgtagacacggggagaacatgcaaactccgcacagagaggccccggccgacggggattcgaacccaggacctccttgctgtgaggcgctgAATTCCCAGACAAACCCAATTAGAAATGGGTTCTGAAAACAGCATCCATCCATAACGTGTAAAAAGCTCCACTATGACCCTTCTCTGTGCTTGACTCTCTTGTAGGTCTCTGGAAATCAATGAGGGACCTTGGCCTAGTACTCACCTCTGCATGCAGCAGTCAGAGCTAGCATTCCGGGTGAAGAGCAGGAATTTGACAATATTGGCCTGGACCACCATCTGAATGGCTCGAGCCCCACCCTGTGTGAATGGGGTATATCAGTGTCTCGTCATGAACAGCTGAGAATTCCTCATCCAGGAATTCAGGATTTTCTCCGGTGTGCCCTCTTCTGTCCGTCTAGATCCACTTTAGCCTAGGCCCAGCTGCACATTAAACTTACTGTAGAGAACGGTGAGAAAAACCTGGGAAGACACAGTGTCTGGCCTTTCAGTGTCAGAGTGTCCTGTGCTGCTAATGTTGCACTGGGATGTGTGACGTCATTTTCACACTGTGTAAAACACCTCCATACACCTTCGCAAAACAGTGTCATTGATCCTTGCTTAAATCAGACACCCGGTGTTCTCTGTGTTACAGTCAGTACTGACGGGACTTAGATTGATGCCAGAAAAGTAATCAATCTAATCACTGCTGATTAGCATCGTCTTTAGGAGACAACTTTTCAGTCTGAGGAAGGACATTCGGCTCTGAGGGCTGGAACCCAACCCTCTCACTGTGATAAAATGCCCACAAACCACTTTATCACCTGTGTACCAGTAAAGGCTAATGTTTAGCAAAGTGGTGAATGTGTATGAGATGACCAGAAACAACTAAGCACTGACCCTAAGGATAGCCATTATGCAGCTCTCTGAAGTGGATCTGTGACCATAAACTTATTGTAGCCATAACAAAATGTATCTGAATTGAGTATTGTTACTAATTTTTAAGTCTTACTGAAGACTTAGATACTTTGTTTTACTTGCTTTTTCAATAATGCCACCACACTTCCCATTGcatggaaaatgtattatttaatgtttcattgtgctggCTTTATTAGACAGAAAGTAAATCAGTCTTATTATGAATTTAATTTATCTGCAAATACCTGCCACTTCCTCTCTGATTTTGGACGGTCAGGCTACATTCGTTTTGCGAGTTTGAGATATATTGCTTTGTATCGAAcctccaaataaataaaaaaacgtacAAAATCCTCTTGTGCACCCAAGCTAAAAATACTTTTGGGAAATATGTGGGCCCCGTAGCCTACTTTCGTTCATTTTTATGTGGGCAGAGCCCTGCCTCCCTTTGTCTATGTAAGGAGTATGATCCTGTTTTTGGCATGTGATTCATCTGCCATTTCATAGCAGAGTGGGTGAACACAGATATCTGAGATGATTCAATGCTTGATTCACAAATCAAATCGTAGTTCATGTTTCTGAAATTCATTAAGGCCGAATGTAATTAATCAGGTAATTTGACACGAGA encodes:
- the mindy4b gene encoding inactive ubiquitin carboxyl-terminal hydrolase MINDY-4B, with protein sequence MLDTMKDDADSDVPHANTELDDILTQISELDKWREIFNARGLELQDCIKRPPGKAEDDGEDGAGTAPSSSRRPSRENTTMLTPPYSVPRALAVSPGLGGLPVSPEMAVNLRKVLFGNTFHIFNYEWKKSFFKFREPVSDLSYALEAERGGARAIQMVVQANIVKFLLFTRNASSDCCMQSLREVGEKLQERALAAALADTLWTAGEEQSATVALVTSEHSFTRHPDYKTDNVTERLQLFNFSEKEDVRKFIYEHIQCFKEDGSHGVILFLYSLIFSRTLERLSEDLDSTTSHLLHLSLGNFVCRQALMNLLLTGRASPNTFNGTLQHDEQGGPLDRPLHGVLARSDVGYLHWSREQVQHSQLPAVGSMLKTPKFPIWVCSINGTYSVLFSPKRSLLSDWKMEHLFDLYFYNGQPSQRSTALLTVDTHSHHWEMGDGLTQGDPEKRFPSVEMTIRTKWEGAAIDWNGTVPFF